A stretch of Pseudomonas sp. 7SR1 DNA encodes these proteins:
- a CDS encoding NADP-dependent oxidoreductase has product MKSALIHEFGSPDVLVAGEATLRTPQPEEVVVSVEAASVNPLDVKIIAGYMQPIFPVTFPYAPGTDFSGVIESVGERVRHLKAGDRVVGRTTPSHGGAFAQQLVIAAAELCVIPASMGFEQAAALPTAYGTAAQALFDVGKLQPGQRVLIHAGAGGVGSMAIQLAQLAGCHVIATASAKNIELVKSLGADEVIDYRSQTLEGVRDIDLVLDTLGGETLEESWQVLRPGGHISTLVEFNIQGRDGCTGEFVFFASAVPFLPEAVRQFSAGRLQIIIDSSFTLSDTRAALEKVATAHARGKVLIRPGT; this is encoded by the coding sequence ATGAAGAGCGCTTTGATTCACGAGTTCGGTAGCCCGGATGTGCTGGTCGCTGGTGAAGCGACCCTGCGAACCCCTCAACCCGAGGAAGTCGTCGTCAGCGTCGAGGCCGCCAGCGTCAACCCGCTGGACGTCAAGATCATCGCCGGCTACATGCAGCCGATCTTTCCCGTGACGTTTCCCTATGCGCCAGGCACGGATTTCAGTGGCGTGATCGAATCGGTGGGCGAGCGGGTGAGGCACCTGAAGGCCGGCGACCGGGTCGTCGGCCGCACCACCCCCAGCCACGGTGGGGCCTTCGCGCAGCAGCTGGTCATCGCCGCCGCCGAGCTTTGCGTCATTCCCGCGTCGATGGGTTTCGAACAGGCCGCCGCCTTACCAACGGCCTATGGCACCGCCGCGCAGGCGCTGTTCGACGTCGGCAAGTTGCAGCCAGGGCAGCGGGTCCTGATCCATGCCGGGGCCGGGGGCGTGGGCAGCATGGCCATCCAGCTGGCCCAGCTTGCCGGCTGCCATGTGATCGCAACCGCATCGGCGAAGAACATCGAGCTGGTGAAAAGCCTGGGCGCCGACGAGGTCATCGACTACCGGAGCCAGACCCTTGAAGGTGTGCGGGATATCGACCTGGTGCTCGATACCCTGGGCGGCGAGACGCTCGAAGAGTCCTGGCAGGTGCTGCGCCCCGGGGGACACATCTCGACCCTGGTGGAGTTCAACATCCAGGGGCGGGACGGCTGCACAGGCGAATTCGTCTTCTTCGCCAGCGCAGTGCCGTTCCTTCCCGAGGCGGTCAGGCAGTTCAGTGCGGGCCGGCTGCAAATCATCATCGACTCGAGCTTTACCTTGTCCGACACCCGCGCGGCGCTGGAGAAGGTCGCCACCGCCCACGCGCGGGGCAAGGTGCTGATTCGTCCGGGTACCTGA